In Clostridia bacterium, the genomic stretch TCTGCGCCTGAATCATGGCTTGAGCCCCCTCCGTGCCTTACTTGGCCCGTTCCAGAATTTGGGTCACGCGCCAGCGCTTCTCGCGCGAAAGGGGACGCGTTTCCTCGATGCGCACCCGATCGCCCACCTGGCACTCGTTGGCTTCATCGTGCGCCTTGAACTTCTTGGTGCGGCGCACGCGCTTGCCGTAGAGAGGGTGGGTGGCCAGCGTCTCGACGGCGACGACCACGGTTTTGTCCATCTTGTTGCTGACCACCGTGCCGACGCGAGTCTTCCGGTGGCCGCGGCCGCTCGTTCCGTTCGCCATGTCCCTTTACCCCCTCCCCTGCTGCCGGCGGAGCTCACGCTGCCGCTGGATCGTCAACACGCGCGCGATGTCGCGGCGCACCTCGCGCAGGCGCATCGGGTTGTCAAGCTGGCCCGTGGCCTTCTGGAACCGCAGGTTGAAGAGCTCCGCCTTCAGATCGAGCACCTTCCGGGCCAGCTCTTCATCGGTCAACTCCGCGATGTCCCTAGCCTTCACGAGCCTCACCACCCGAATCGCGC encodes the following:
- the rpsQ gene encoding 30S ribosomal protein S17, with translation MANGTSGRGHRKTRVGTVVSNKMDKTVVVAVETLATHPLYGKRVRRTKKFKAHDEANECQVGDRVRIEETRPLSREKRWRVTQILERAK
- the rpmC gene encoding 50S ribosomal protein L29, with the protein product MKARDIAELTDEELARKVLDLKAELFNLRFQKATGQLDNPMRLREVRRDIARVLTIQRQRELRRQQGRG